The Rhopalosiphum maidis isolate BTI-1 chromosome 2, ASM367621v3, whole genome shotgun sequence genome segment tattatttctctaactgttcataatatattgtcttgtctttactatataaaaaaaaaataacatttgtgGTACACGACTACGAGGTGAAGTGGGTTGTACTAGGTACGTCGTCGTATGTACCGGAGCGTaataaaaagattattattatttttaaacaaataacttgATTCCTCACGGGTAacagaaatatgaaataataagccGTGGACACGGTCTGTATCCGCGACTACACTAATTATATGATTCGCGCGATACCACGCCGATCACCCGGACCCGTGCTTTATCGATGGTCATATCAACACATCGTTATCCTGTCGGGCGGACGGCGGCCAGGTATACGCGACGAatctacaaaattaataattctaatattaatatagcacaatattaactacaaatatcaaattaccacacatttttctacaaaatCATCAACTTTtagtttctaaattatataatttaatttttaatacattcaaatatttaaatggaaCTTTTTTTTCGCTTAACAGAGGGGTTTGCTCCCTCACCAATATCTAAAAGTCGGCGCCTATGCTTAAGATGGTTTTACACAACAAGTCGAGGGATATTTTCGATTCTTTTGTCCGAGCGTAACACAGTGAGCGCACGAATGGCAACGTGGGCATCACTGCTCAATGAAAAATTGagcataatgatatttaaaagttatatacgATTCTACACTGTAGGAGGTTTTGGTAAAATTTTAGAGATTGACGAGTCTAAATTTGGTCGTCAAAAGTATCATCGGGGTGGCGGGGTCACCCTGCAGAGGGCCAATGGGCGTTTGGCGAAGTTCAAAGGAAAACTAAAGAAACCTGAAGAAAAAGGAGACAAGAATACCCTATTGCTGGATTGGATATTCCCAAGAACTACCATCATTTGAACTGTTGGAAGGTaacctatttttataactgaaaACATCGTACTGTGTATAGTCTTATCAATTCCTGTTTCTAACACAATGTTTACTTCTTAGAGACTAGAGTTATGAGTGTTATGACTGTATGGCTGACTTGGTCGAATAGAGTTATACACATTTCACCGTCAATtagtcaatataattttttaaatcctgACACGGGACTCATACAAATAATGTCGAAGAGTTGTGGCGCCATGCAAAAGCTCCCTATCTCAATATTGCCGGAAAAAAAGGTTTTATGCTGGATATTTGGCtaagtttatgtttttaattgctgttttattgaaatatattatatatgtattagtaAAACTcgtgttattgtaataaaaaaaaaaaaatttatatcagCAACTTGGAAATAAATGGTGAAGAAACGGCTGAAAAACTCATtaagtcataaattataaacatatgtaaaaagaatattatagtcaaggtaataatattttctagacATTATGTTGCATTATAattatcgtatttatttatacataaaatgtgtaatggaagaaataataaataaagtaataacacaatcaaatagaatatagatattaagcAATTTTAAATGAGTATTCCTATTAAATCTTCAGAAAAATGTTTCCGTGATTGCCTTTGGTAATATCTGCTTCAATTTTTACAACAGTgttctttttaattaatccatTTTCATGTGCTTTAGCTAGTTGAGCTACTACAGATCTTTCCACTTCGTGTTTAATCGACCTGGCACCGTAGTTCACATCATATGCACCAATTATAACATGTTCAACTGCACTATCCCAttctatttgtatattatgtttctttaAAGCCtagaaaaaatctttaaatacaatttaggccagacagaaattaataattattgtgtactaCATCTGCttgagaatttaaaatttgtccaATTTATGTGTACAGTGTAATgagtaatttcaaatattaagtaaaataatatgttactgcTTTTAAccttattataagtatatgttacaacccaaaaaatattttactctaccaaatttttcatttttttgaatttctataaaatcaattttactaataaaaataatcctcACATAAAAATGAGCAGTTCAAAGCacttattatgtgtaatataaattataataaatacagtaaattCCCATAAAACGAATAccaatacaacaaaaaatctTGTTATAACAAAAGTCATAGAAATCCCCTGCCGAAAAGCAGAGCTTATAAAGAGCTTATTCGAATTTTCGTTACAACAAAATTTCCATTATAACGAGAAAAAAATTCGGTTCCCTGGAGTTCGTTGTAATGGGATTTTACTGTAATTGTCACATAAATTGTTCTAATCAAtcttattaattcatttgaaatatttatgacaTACCAATTCTTGCCAATACTGCAGTTCTCTTTGAACAATAGTCTTCAATTCTATTTCTGAAAATGGTAGGAAGTATACCACTTCATTAATACGTCCCAAAAATTCATCTCGTTTgaagtgtttttttaaaataggtttCACAATTTGatctttgaattttttagagATAAATGTTACAATCTCTtcatgtttttcaatttttttatttgatatacctaaattgaataatagttataaacagtattaaatatagtaaaattgaacagttatgaaaatatatttttctcacGGCTATCttctattagtttattttgacGTTGCTCATTTCTTAATTCTAAAGCATGGTCTGCTATTTCATTGCTAGCTAAATTTGATGTCATAACAAATATGGCATTTTTGCACACAATTGTCTTTCCTTTACCATCAGTTATACGGCCCTATATAAAACAAGTTACTTTAAAATGAGCACATATTCGGGTTTAATTTTTGGGGGGAGggggtatataattaaattaataaattataactagacATTTATAGCCAAAGGCTTAGATGTTTAGGCTtaccttattaaaaaatattatgaaaaatgaagttaaataagttatttaaataaatactatttataaaataacctcACTTTACACAATACAAGTAACATTACAATATCAaggtttagtaaaaattaatcgtACCTCATCAAACAGTTGTAACAATATTGTCAATATGTCTGTATGAGCTTTTTCAACTTCATCAAACAATACAACAGCATTTGGATTTTTAGCTAACTGTTTTGTAAGGTAACCTCCATCATCATATCCAATATACCCTGGTGGAGACCCAATCATTTTGGCAacctattacataaaaatcattaataaatattatatgaatatatttttttttttacaaacctCATGTTTTTCTTGGTACTCAGACATATCAAGTCTAATGAAACCatctttattgtttttgtgtaaGTAGCTAGCAATCTGTTTAGCCATTTCTGTTTTACCTATGCCAGATGAACCGAGGAACAAAAACACTAATGGATGTTCATCATCCATCCAACCATTTTCTTTACGTCTGATAGCTAATACGTAattgaagtataataaataaaaggtaGTAAACacagatttattattcatacaacCTGATGAGACAACATTAATAGCATTTTCTTGgccaataattttttgtttcaaccTCAATTCTAAAGgaaatttttttcgtatttcagcttcttttttatttttaattagttcaaactgaaaaattattattttgaattatatttgaaatccaaaaatattatataataaatatatccaaaaacctttttttagaCACCatatcgtttatttattattaaattaaaactgtttcttcttaatatattgttaaagaacaaatataatagttgaGAAGTATAAgacaaattttcaaacataattttaatccattacacatattttacatttaattaagaatttataaataattattaaatacaaatacaaattgttattatatttactcccagaaatatttgttatactgagttttattttaaattttggtaaaaatattttgaaattattattcccataaatacatttttaaatcttgttaaatttgaattaataaaaacggcataatacaaatgtaattaatgttaggtatataactagtaaatacttaataatttattagtgtaTTAGTTGAtggtgttttataaaataattaataaataattaaatgactttatatatagttagttaaagtataataaaattaaattgttacaatatattaataataagtggaCATAGGTCAACaaattgtatagaatattttggtttttggaTATCTTTACTgagtattacataaaaatttacattgtttTCATAATCAGCAAGTAGTTCATAAATTGTAAAGTCTGTAACCAAATCTATTGGTTTATGACCAGACACAGATTTTAAATGAGGATCAGCTCCATATTCCATTAGAACTTTCAatgattcaatattatttgataatgcTGCATAATGAAAAGCAGTAAAACCTTGAAATGTtgcattaacattaaaattatgcatAAAATGGTTCTTCCTTGATGACaaaactgaaattaaaaaagtattttaatttaatattaagaatataaatgtatagtataaataatatttatttaccatccATAGGGTTAATATTTTGCTTTCGAGcaacatttaaatagtttgaaaaacCATCACTCAAATCTGGATCTGCTCCAGCTTTTAATAAAACTGCTAAGTGttcatatttgttatttgatgCAGCCACGTGTAATGGGGCCCAACCAAATAAATGGAGTTTATTAACTGCCTTTggattatcttttaaaaatctgaaaaaaacattttactaggaatattatgttatcaaattgtcaatatttcaataaaataattttaattataaataaatatagttacttAGTTAATTCTTTTGCTGACCCTTGGTTTATCAGATCAAAAATATCTACAAATAATAGAATTCatcagaaatataatttagttttcaaaacataatttatttaaaaagtagtgCTTTTGAAACACtgattaatcaaatttaatttaaaaatttaaattgctgAGCACATGCTTAACATTGCAAATGATGAAAATAgttatactgttattttaaattgttgtattgtTTTGGTGcgagtttaattaaataaaaagattcaAAATTGCAAgtcaaaacaattgtttttactattaactCACTTTGACTATCATATCCAGCATAAACAAGTGAAATCGCTAACAACCATTTCCATGATAGAAATCTACTAgaactaatattattggtgttgtataaaaaacagTTACTAATTACACGAGTACTtggataattttgatattttatgctTTGTACAGTTAACTGCCGACATATTTTCGGCTGTACAAGATATTTAACTCGTAAATAGTAGTTTAGATTTCTGTTGAAAATGTTTCGGATGCTCATTTTATTGaacttcaattaaaatttaaagtgctGAGTAAGATTTTGTGACATTAtcatgaacaaaataataatatgtaattttacacAGATCACAGACTGAATCATAGATACTGAACATCAATTTGGCCAGTGAGTTAAACTCTGATTACGCTTAATCACTGATAACAGACTTATAACCGGCCAAATCACAGACTTCTATATAATACttctgtatatattaattaattcgtATCTTTGGGCCAAATTCTGCCGAAAGAGGACGCCATTCCCGCATGTATTGTCTCTGTTTTACTAACgtacattataacaaattttcgatCAGCAGAATCACGATTTAAGATAGTAAGATAGTATCTTAAATAGTgagcagaatacattttcacTTTGTGATGccagctttaatattagagtaaatttacctattatcaaatttaaaggtaagaatattatctagacaataacgtatgcttttattgatattatcattttaaagtgagttgtgaacattttaaagttgtaatattttacatagctataactcactttaaaataataatatcaacaaaattatctagaatctagaaaatttgttatgatgttcgttagtaagacagagacaacacgtgcgggtatggcgtcctcttaaacCATCACAAAATTAATGGTTAAAGCAcagaataagaaaaattatacttaattttagtaGCAATGTAATTTCATCTATTGTGTAATTTGTAAACTGTGAAAAAGTGGAATAGCATAAAATGGCCAAAGCCCTCTTCTTGCTAATTCACTAATCTTCATGCACAAATTagaaattgatataaaaattaataatatattaatatttattaaaatgattatctcAACGGAATCCCGGAAAAACTAACGAGTATAATAACTTAACTTTAACCACCGacctatatgactatataaaaatatattttatatatctgtgGACTGTAACTATGGCTTAAGATTATCTTAAGCCATGACTGTGTCCACAGAATAATTATTCTCATGATATATAAAGTTTGAAGTCATGATATTATTCTGTGCTGTGGACGTTGGGTATCTTaccatgttaatttttatcagtGACCGGGCCCTCAAAAACCACGAACTAAGATATCTAGCATATCTTAGTCCGTGTCAAAAACTTATTGTACAACCAAGGTGGATATATAGGTGGATATATCATAGAGTAGTACTCTATGGGACACATTCACCTTGTGTGCAACACTTTTCTGTTCTTATCACAACTATAATGTGTACCTCCAAATTGCAATCTCCATGGCTCCACAGTCCAACCGCCAAAATCATCATATCATACAGGTTATGCTCGCGGTCCGCCGCCGTTGATCACATTGTCTCAAACAACTCAAACTCTCATCACTGGGCACTGACCACTCTCAACAGTCAAGTCTCAaccatgatataattaattatatttatgttatattaatgttaattataatatcatggtaTCAACTTACTACTAAGTACGTCAGTAGTTCAGTACTCACAAGTGAAGACAGTGATCAGTGTTCTTATTCAATTCCTATAGCATCATCGTTATTCGTTATTGTTCGTgaactaataacaattaacaatacgagacatttaattttatcacattttattatacaaaatgattactcagttttaaatatttttaataactctaTAAACCGTTTTTGAAGTTATAAATCTACTTTTTTCTTTGATCTCATGAGTTTTGACTTgagatgaaatatttttctttatctaTCGTTATGATCATGtaacgttataaattatattcatggtGATTTATAACTGCATCTCATATTCTCATTCTTCCACGTGGTATTTTGATTTGTGAGATACTACTCGCTATATGTTAGACTGTCATACTGGACGAAGTGACGAGAATTGTgtactgtaaattatacaataatcgtCGAAGCTGTTGCCTGTTacagaattaatttttcagttaGCGTTAAGTTGATTTAATCGTTGTTGTTTTAAACGctgaacatatatatatatatatattggatcatttaaatattctgtaaGTTAAAAgactgtacattttaatgaatgtttttaataatcttaaattactTCTCAaccatttatagtattaaattaactctCCAATAGGCATTATACAGACTTTTCTATATCTTTTTAACTTCATcactataatttatctaattcaAGTTTCTATCACAgc includes the following:
- the LOC113551466 gene encoding caseinolytic peptidase B protein homolog isoform X2, with the protein product MDVLSSRKNHFMHNFNVNATFQGFTAFHYAALSNNIESLKVLMEYGADPHLKSVSGHKPIDLVTDFTIYELLADYENNFELIKNKKEAEIRKKFPLELRLKQKIIGQENAINVVSSAIRRKENGWMDDEHPLVFLFLGSSGIGKTEMAKQIASYLHKNNKDGFIRLDMSEYQEKHEVAKMIGSPPGYIGYDDGGYLTKQLAKNPNAVVLFDEVEKAHTDILTILLQLFDEGRITDGKGKTIVCKNAIFVMTSNLASNEIADHALELRNEQRQNKLIEDSRISNKKIEKHEEIVTFISKKFKDQIVKPILKKHFKRDEFLGRINEVVYFLPFSEIELKTIVQRELQYWQELALKKHNIQIEWDSAVEHVIIGAYDVNYGARSIKHEVERSVVAQLAKAHENGLIKKNTVVKIEADITKGNHGNIFLKI
- the LOC113551466 gene encoding caseinolytic peptidase B protein homolog isoform X1; the encoded protein is MSIRNIFNRNLNYYLRVKYLVQPKICRQLTVQSIKYQNYPSTRVISNCFLYNTNNISSSRFLSWKWLLAISLVYAGYDSQNIFDLINQGSAKELTKFLKDNPKAVNKLHLFGWAPLHVAASNNKYEHLAVLLKAGADPDLSDGFSNYLNVARKQNINPMDVLSSRKNHFMHNFNVNATFQGFTAFHYAALSNNIESLKVLMEYGADPHLKSVSGHKPIDLVTDFTIYELLADYENNFELIKNKKEAEIRKKFPLELRLKQKIIGQENAINVVSSAIRRKENGWMDDEHPLVFLFLGSSGIGKTEMAKQIASYLHKNNKDGFIRLDMSEYQEKHEVAKMIGSPPGYIGYDDGGYLTKQLAKNPNAVVLFDEVEKAHTDILTILLQLFDEGRITDGKGKTIVCKNAIFVMTSNLASNEIADHALELRNEQRQNKLIEDSRISNKKIEKHEEIVTFISKKFKDQIVKPILKKHFKRDEFLGRINEVVYFLPFSEIELKTIVQRELQYWQELALKKHNIQIEWDSAVEHVIIGAYDVNYGARSIKHEVERSVVAQLAKAHENGLIKKNTVVKIEADITKGNHGNIFLKI